In a single window of the Coregonus clupeaformis isolate EN_2021a chromosome 10, ASM2061545v1, whole genome shotgun sequence genome:
- the LOC121558633 gene encoding Krueppel-like factor luna isoform X2 — protein MSGSVVDFQAHIASIMEVLANAAVAEICKVVDDGYAVVHLEMSQSHKENEFLRRKMKLMELQVARFRAERTKSSEGSVHNRFHGIRLLNRHNNRETATTGPTWQSRARLSNRSFGNSSIQRDRQPIDVDHEDVSPSKHMDATSDESGETEEGELDLLIIKEEGEADDQDSRSSHPARTVEGSRELTTQPAAATTEDPAFQSSGPRGNNNYNNTAMEVSGSDDVLLQSETGNMNQGPQQDTEFELQAERQSLDTKCDMNRDLTLLRDSLNQVWREVVVTDDGASAAHTKVMDLGSGSVGPEMQTSSAIEMRSVGLENHRFHSSSEHVIVIDSVSSGQQVDRDFEWGQVGTATTPQVKGTGNKQEVGVFNRNTPMIHHESMRDNTMQLVSPSFRPSEINTGMHLGTGNAGEANKASWCSLASLHRHSEIPGRRAEQPAQTPLPVSHFRPSATTSSHSSNLATDVRPGTVERPYGCPSCNKKFVHESDLRQHAVIHTRKRPFACTLCEKRFVSRAKLQMHLNVHTGEKPFSCAHCGRRFSHSSNLKRHQKLHH, from the exons ATGTCGGGTTCCGTGGTAGATTTCCAGGCGCACATAGCCTCAATCATGGAGGTGCTAGCCAATGCGGCTGTAGCCGAAATCTGCAAAGTTGTTGACGATGGCTATGCAGTTGTACATCTGGAGATGTCCCAAAGCCACAAGGAGAACGAATTTCTCCGGAGGAAAATGAAACTGATGGAACTTCAGGTCGCGAGGTTTCGAGCAGAGAGAACAAAGTCTTCAGAGGGGTCCGTCCACAACCGCTTCCATGGAATACGCCTGCTGAACAGACACAACAATCGAGAGACCGCAACGACAG GACCTACTTGGCAAAGCAGAGCCAGACTTTCCAACAGGAGTTTTGGGAATAGCAGCATTCAAAGAGACAGACAGCCCATAGACGTGGACCATGAGGATGTCTCTCCGTCAAAGCATATGGATGCTACAAGTGATGAG tcaggagagacagaggaaggggaACTAGACCTGCTGATCATCAAGGAAGAGGGAGAAGCAGATGACCAGGACTCTAGGTCCAGCCACCCAGCCAGAACAGTGGAGGGCAGCAGAGAGCTAACCACCCAACCGGCTGCAGCCACCACAGAGGACCCCGCCTTCCAGTCCAGTGGCCCCAGAGGCAACAACAACTACAACAACACCGCTATGGAGGTCAGTGGATCTGACGACGTCCTCCTCCAATCAGAAACAGGGAATATGAACCAGGGACCCCAGCAGGACACAGAATTTGAACTccaagcagagagacagagtctGGACACAAAGTGTGACATGAACAGGGATCTCACTCTTCTAAGAGATTCTTTAAACCAGGTGTGGAGAGAGGTAGTAGTGACTGATGATGGTGCCTCTGCTGCTCACACTAAAGTAATGGACCTAGGGAGTGGCTCAGTGGGCCCAGAAATGCAGACTAGCTCTGCCATAGAAATGAGAAGTGTAGGGTTAGAAAACCACAGGTTCCACTCCTCATCAGAACATGTGATAGTGATTGACTCTGTATCCAGTGGGCAGCAGGTAGATAGAGATTTTGAGTGGGGTCAGGTGGGTACAGCTACTACACCACAGGTCAAGGGGACTGGAAATAAGCAGGAAGTGGGAGTGTTTAACAGAAACACACCAATGATTCACCACGAATCGATGAGAGACAACACTATGCAATTGGTTTCACCCAGCTTCCGGCCCTCAGAAATAAATACAGGCATGCATCTTGGCACAGGAAATGCAGGTGAGGCCAACAAAGCTAGTTGGTGCTCATTGGCAAGCCTCCATAGACACTCTGAAATACCAGGAAGAAGAGCTGAACAACCAGCTCAAACCCCACTTCCTGTCAGCCATTTTAGACCAAGCGCCACAACTTCCTCTCACTCGAGTAATCTCGCCACAGACGTTAGACCTGGCACCGTAGAACGACCGTACGGTTGCCCAAGCTGCAATAAGAAGTTTGTCCACGAGAGCGACTTGCGGCAGCACGCTGTCATCCACACCAGAAAGCGGCCGTTCGCCTGCACCTTGTGTGAGAAGAGATTTGTGTCCCGCGCCAAGCTCCAAATGCACCTGAACGTCCACACTGGCGAGAAGCCCTTCAGTTGTGCACATTGCGGGCGCAGGTTCTCCCACTCCAGCAATCTGAAAAGACATCAGAAGCTTCATCATTGA
- the LOC121558632 gene encoding zinc finger protein 398-like isoform X2, whose product MSGSVVDFQAQIASIMEVLANAAVAEICKIVDDDYAVVHLKMSQSHKENEFLRRKMKLMELQVARFRAERTKSSEGSVHNRFHGIRLLNRHSNRETATTGPTWQSRARLSNRSFGNSSIQRDRQPIDVDQEDVSPSKHMDATSDEQSGETVGGEPDLLIIKVEGEADDQDSRSSHPARTVEGSRELTTQPAAAITEDPAFQPRGNINTAMEAKSTVEGARDLQPWKKEEDLREMPGTDSGQIMTDPNTQTSPDTDQAEFTEQLRTKHSIVNVNRSNTVFKSDLEPERLSQALQLTVPGPVAKQKCSLNPERTTDLPGTSRKQRGSDTATERPSCSSYAAETVSGSPSPLTKVNPIPPLPQMVRGEHENSQGGSEVKSEVIVIDPLPVDEGEGGDDTPSSWRQGDIMEPRHHQGGHSEADAMLLGGHWSNTHHHSHPGVQAAARQNSHENLFYTIGMDGAFDNRLGTFQNPATTATAPFATGTGELQYPSWVDFPGSAPDTHLGDMTGTHQDRGVGDEGARSYRCTFCGREYPHQCQLKMHQRVHTGEKPYECAQCGKQFSQLCSLKRHQRVHTGEKPFRCAQCGKQFSHSSNLKVHQSVHTGEKLFHCTQCGKNFSFLSNLIRHQAVHARKL is encoded by the exons ATGTCGGGTTCCGTGGTAGATTTCCAGGCACAGATAGCCTCAATCATGGAGGTGCTAGCCAATGCGGCTGTAGCCGAAATCTGCAAAATTGTTGACGATGACTATGCGGTTGTACACCTGAAGATGTCCCAAAGCCACAAGGAGAACGAATTTCTCCGGAGGAAAATGAAACTGATGGAACTTCAGGTCGCGAGGTTTAGAGCAGAGAGAACAAAGTCTTCAGAGGGGTCCGTCCACAACCGCTTCCATGGAATACGCCTGCTGAACAGACACAGCAATCGAGAGACTGCAACGACAG GACCTACTTGGCAAAGCAGAGCCAGACTTTCCAACAGGAGTTTTGGGAACAGCAGCATTCAAAGAGACAGACAGCCCATAGACGTGGACCAAGAGGATGTCTCTCCATCAAAGCATATGGATGCTACAAGTGATGAG CAGTCAGGAGAGACAGTGGGAGGGGAACCAGACCTGCTGATCATCAAGGTGGAGGGAGAAGCAGATGACCAGGACTCTAGGTCCAGCCACCCAGCCAGAACAGTGGAGGGCAGCAGAGAACTAACCACCCAACCGGCTGCAGCCATCACCGAGGACCCCGCCTTCCAGCCCAGAGGCAACATCAACACCGCTATGGAG GCCAAATCTACTGTGGAAGGGGCGAGAGACCTCCAGCCATGGAAGAAAGAAGAGGATCTGAGGGAGATGCCAG GCACTGACAGTGGCCAGATAATGACAGACCCAAACACACAGACCTCTCCAGACACAGACCAAGCAGAGTTCACTGAGCAGCTCAGAACCAAACACAGCATAGTGAATGTCAACAGATCAAACACTGTTTTCAAGTCAGACCTGGAGCCTGAGAGGCTGAGCCAGGCGCTCCAACTCACGGTTCCAGGACCTGTTGCTAAACAGAAGTGCAGCCTGAACCCCGAGAGAACAACCGATCTGCCTGGAACCTCCCGTAAGCAAAGAGGCAGTGATACAGCGACTGAGCGGCCATCTTGTTCTAGTTATGCTGCTGAGACAGTCTCAGGAAGCCCTTCGCCTCTCACAAAGGTGAACCCCATTCCCCCACTTCCTCAGATGGTGAGGGGTGAACACGAGAATTCCCAGGGCGGTTCAGAGGTCAAATCTGAGGTCATAGTTATCGACCCCCTTCCTGTTGACGAGGGGGAGGGTGGGGATGACACGCCCTCTTCCTGGAGACAAGGTGACATCATGGAACCCAGGCATCATCAAGGAGGACATAGTGAAGCAGATGCCATGCTTCTTGGAGGACATTGGAGTAACACTCATCATCATTCTCACCCAGGTGTCCAGGCAGCAGCGCGACAGAACTCACATGAGAATCTGTTCTACACCATTGGCATGGACGGCGCTTTCGACAACCGCCTTGGCACCTTTCAGAACCCCGCAACCACCGCCACTGCTCCATTCGCCACGGGAACCGGAGAGCTGCAGTACCCCTCCTGGGTGGATTTCCCTGGGAGCGCCCCCGACACTCACCTGGGCGACATGACTGGGACTCATCAGGACAGAGGGGTGGGGGACGAGGGGGCGAGGTCCTACAGGTGCACCTTCTGCGGTAGGGAGTACCCTCATCAGTGCCAGCTCAAGatgcaccagagggtccacacaggggagaaaccgtACGAGTGCGCCCAGTGTGGGAAGCAGTTCAGCCAGCTGTGCAGCCTGAAGCGGCACCAGAGagtacacacaggggagaaacctttCAGATGCGCTCAATGCGGGAAACAGTTCTCTCATTCCAGCAACCTAAAAGTGCATCAGAGCGTCCATACGGGTGAGAAACTGTTCCACTGCACCCAGTGTGGAAAGAACTTCTCCTTTCTGAGCAATCTGATAAGACACCAGGCAGTTCATGCACGTAAATTatag
- the LOC121558633 gene encoding B-cell CLL/lymphoma 6 member B protein-like isoform X3, whose product MSNTVAFHAQLASIIEVLANAAVAEICKLVDDGHAALRLEISHSQKEIDNLRRKLLLTKFQNSRRSAERFGALRRTVHRRVDTDHVARERESFVGKPTVENRFAYSEGGNCMQDVTNWRDSGRTATDQDGGMQMADMQEAPLIKMENLDTSITEEIVQPVSETSDKIVVAEPGASSSIETTDILDQQRNRHRAPDTALNIEPENQTFQHPASPYNRATQDHQVAKCVTWETDHQPIAYSLSQWTEKQETDNRTVNAPHNAGPDSKRLSEHPERRGAPGNSGVCMSALGSLDWLPDVMLVDSVPIKVEADMSSEWSITGQEVTSGEVYSERRQLVDNIGRGGMESGQTKCPTDTQNTEQGSTVGSRSKLPDFNGLSTPNSFSSPRVTLQQVPQRGKQAPFPNFNRGSTSSSKGMEKQPQQLTSHSTKRQLRCSLCGKPFPQPAYLRRHMRVHTGEKPYGCSHCTKRFSHSHQLKMHERVHTGEKPFQCVYCGKSFTQSGHMKRHLLVHTGGRPQDVGLP is encoded by the exons ATGTCCAATACCGTCGCCTTTCATGCTCAGCTAGCCTCCATCATTGAGGTTTTGGCGAATGCAGCCGTTGCAGAAATCTGCAAACTTGTAGATGACGGCCATGCTGCCTTACGTTTGGAAATTTCCCATAGCCAGAAAGAAATCGATAACCTGCGGAGGAAGCTGCTTTTGACAAAGTTCCAGAATTCTAGACGGAGCGCAGAGAGATTCGGAGCCCTGCGACGCACAGTTCACAGGCGAGTGGACACCGATCATGTTGCCCGGGAAAGAGAGAGCTTCGTAGGAAAGCCAACAG TGGAAAATCGTTTTGCCTACAGTGAAGGAGGCAACTGTATGCAGGATGTCACCAACTGGAGAGACTCAGGACGCACAGCGACAGACCAGGATGGGGGCATGCAG atgGCAGACATGCAAGAGGCACCGCTTATCAAAATGGAGAACCTTGACACCAGCATAACAGAAG AGATTGTCCAACCGGTCAGTGAGACCAGTGACAAGATCGTTGTGGCCGAACCAGGTGCTTCATCATCTATTGAAACCACAGACATTCTGGACCagcagagaaacagacacagagcTCCAGACACCGCACTCAATATAGAACCTGAAAACCAGACGTTCCAGCATCCAGCGTCACCATACAACAGAGCAACACAGGACCATCAGGTTGCTAAGTGTGTGACCTGGGAAACTGACCATCAACCCATAGCATACAGCCTGTCCCAATGGACAGAGAAGCAAGAGACTGACAACCGAACTGTGAATGCTCCTCACAATGCAGGGCCAGACTCCAAGAGGCTGTCTGAACAtccagagaggagaggggcaccTGGTAACTCTGGGGTCTGCATGTCTGCTTTGGGCTCTCTGGACTGGCTGCCTGATGTGATGCTGGTGGACTCGGTTCCTATTAAAGTGGAGGCAGATATGAGTTCGGAATGGAGCATAACGGGTCAAGAGGTGACATCTGGAGAGGTCTATTCAGAGCGCAGGCAGCTTGTGGACAACATAGGAAGAGGGGGAATGGAGTCTGGACAGACAAAGTGTCCCACTGACACTCAAAACACAGAGCAAGGGTCAACTGTAGGATCAAGATCCAAGTTGCCAGATTTCAACGGACTGTCCACCCCAAACAGTTTTTCATCCCCAAGGGTTACTCTCCAACAGGTTCCCCAAAGAGGGAAGCAAGCCCCCTTCCCGAATTTCAACAGAGGCTCAACTTCTTCATCAAAAGGCATGGAAAAGCAGCCGCAACAGCTGACGTCTCACTCCACCAAGAGGCAGCTCCGGTGCAGCCTCTGCGGAAAGCCCTTCCCCCAGCCGGCATACCTAAGGAGGCACATGCGGGTCCATACGGGGGAGAAACCATACGGCTGCAGCCACTGCACCAAGCGCTTCTCCCACAGCCACCAGCTGAAGATGCATGAGAGGGTGCACACCGGAGAGAAACCGTTTCAATGTGTCTACTGCGGGAAGTCCTTCACCCAGTCTGGCCACATGAAGAGGCACCTCCTCGTCCACACTGGCGGCAGGCCACAGGACGTTGGGCTGCCCTGA
- the LOC121558633 gene encoding zinc finger protein with KRAB and SCAN domains 1-like isoform X4, with amino-acid sequence MQDVTNWRDSGRTATDQDGGMQMADMQEAPLIKMENLDTSITEEIVQPVSETSDKIVVAEPGASSSIETTDILDQQRNRHRAPDTALNIEPENQTFQHPASPYNRATQDHQVAKCVTWETDHQPIAYSLSQWTEKQETDNRTVNAPHNAGPDSKRLSEHPERRGAPGNSGVCMSALGSLDWLPDVMLVDSVPIKVEADMSSEWSITGQEVTSGEVYSERRQLVDNIGRGGMESGQTKCPTDTQNTEQGSTVGSRSKLPDFNGLSTPNSFSSPRVTLQQVPQRGKQAPFPNFNRGSTSSSKGMEKQPQQLTSHSTKRQLRCSLCGKPFPQPAYLRRHMRVHTGEKPYGCSHCTKRFSHSHQLKMHERVHTGEKPFQCVYCGKSFTQSGHMKRHLLVHTGGRPQDVGLP; translated from the exons ATGCAGGATGTCACCAACTGGAGAGACTCAGGACGCACAGCGACAGACCAGGATGGGGGCATGCAG atgGCAGACATGCAAGAGGCACCGCTTATCAAAATGGAGAACCTTGACACCAGCATAACAGAAG AGATTGTCCAACCGGTCAGTGAGACCAGTGACAAGATCGTTGTGGCCGAACCAGGTGCTTCATCATCTATTGAAACCACAGACATTCTGGACCagcagagaaacagacacagagcTCCAGACACCGCACTCAATATAGAACCTGAAAACCAGACGTTCCAGCATCCAGCGTCACCATACAACAGAGCAACACAGGACCATCAGGTTGCTAAGTGTGTGACCTGGGAAACTGACCATCAACCCATAGCATACAGCCTGTCCCAATGGACAGAGAAGCAAGAGACTGACAACCGAACTGTGAATGCTCCTCACAATGCAGGGCCAGACTCCAAGAGGCTGTCTGAACAtccagagaggagaggggcaccTGGTAACTCTGGGGTCTGCATGTCTGCTTTGGGCTCTCTGGACTGGCTGCCTGATGTGATGCTGGTGGACTCGGTTCCTATTAAAGTGGAGGCAGATATGAGTTCGGAATGGAGCATAACGGGTCAAGAGGTGACATCTGGAGAGGTCTATTCAGAGCGCAGGCAGCTTGTGGACAACATAGGAAGAGGGGGAATGGAGTCTGGACAGACAAAGTGTCCCACTGACACTCAAAACACAGAGCAAGGGTCAACTGTAGGATCAAGATCCAAGTTGCCAGATTTCAACGGACTGTCCACCCCAAACAGTTTTTCATCCCCAAGGGTTACTCTCCAACAGGTTCCCCAAAGAGGGAAGCAAGCCCCCTTCCCGAATTTCAACAGAGGCTCAACTTCTTCATCAAAAGGCATGGAAAAGCAGCCGCAACAGCTGACGTCTCACTCCACCAAGAGGCAGCTCCGGTGCAGCCTCTGCGGAAAGCCCTTCCCCCAGCCGGCATACCTAAGGAGGCACATGCGGGTCCATACGGGGGAGAAACCATACGGCTGCAGCCACTGCACCAAGCGCTTCTCCCACAGCCACCAGCTGAAGATGCATGAGAGGGTGCACACCGGAGAGAAACCGTTTCAATGTGTCTACTGCGGGAAGTCCTTCACCCAGTCTGGCCACATGAAGAGGCACCTCCTCGTCCACACTGGCGGCAGGCCACAGGACGTTGGGCTGCCCTGA
- the LOC121558633 gene encoding Krueppel-like factor luna isoform X1 translates to MSGSVVDFQAHIASIMEVLANAAVAEICKVVDDGYAVVHLEMSQSHKENEFLRRKMKLMELQVARFRAERTKSSEGSVHNRFHGIRLLNRHNNRETATTGPTWQSRARLSNRSFGNSSIQRDRQPIDVDHEDVSPSKHMDATSDEQSGETEEGELDLLIIKEEGEADDQDSRSSHPARTVEGSRELTTQPAAATTEDPAFQSSGPRGNNNYNNTAMEVSGSDDVLLQSETGNMNQGPQQDTEFELQAERQSLDTKCDMNRDLTLLRDSLNQVWREVVVTDDGASAAHTKVMDLGSGSVGPEMQTSSAIEMRSVGLENHRFHSSSEHVIVIDSVSSGQQVDRDFEWGQVGTATTPQVKGTGNKQEVGVFNRNTPMIHHESMRDNTMQLVSPSFRPSEINTGMHLGTGNAGEANKASWCSLASLHRHSEIPGRRAEQPAQTPLPVSHFRPSATTSSHSSNLATDVRPGTVERPYGCPSCNKKFVHESDLRQHAVIHTRKRPFACTLCEKRFVSRAKLQMHLNVHTGEKPFSCAHCGRRFSHSSNLKRHQKLHH, encoded by the exons ATGTCGGGTTCCGTGGTAGATTTCCAGGCGCACATAGCCTCAATCATGGAGGTGCTAGCCAATGCGGCTGTAGCCGAAATCTGCAAAGTTGTTGACGATGGCTATGCAGTTGTACATCTGGAGATGTCCCAAAGCCACAAGGAGAACGAATTTCTCCGGAGGAAAATGAAACTGATGGAACTTCAGGTCGCGAGGTTTCGAGCAGAGAGAACAAAGTCTTCAGAGGGGTCCGTCCACAACCGCTTCCATGGAATACGCCTGCTGAACAGACACAACAATCGAGAGACCGCAACGACAG GACCTACTTGGCAAAGCAGAGCCAGACTTTCCAACAGGAGTTTTGGGAATAGCAGCATTCAAAGAGACAGACAGCCCATAGACGTGGACCATGAGGATGTCTCTCCGTCAAAGCATATGGATGCTACAAGTGATGAG CAgtcaggagagacagaggaaggggaACTAGACCTGCTGATCATCAAGGAAGAGGGAGAAGCAGATGACCAGGACTCTAGGTCCAGCCACCCAGCCAGAACAGTGGAGGGCAGCAGAGAGCTAACCACCCAACCGGCTGCAGCCACCACAGAGGACCCCGCCTTCCAGTCCAGTGGCCCCAGAGGCAACAACAACTACAACAACACCGCTATGGAGGTCAGTGGATCTGACGACGTCCTCCTCCAATCAGAAACAGGGAATATGAACCAGGGACCCCAGCAGGACACAGAATTTGAACTccaagcagagagacagagtctGGACACAAAGTGTGACATGAACAGGGATCTCACTCTTCTAAGAGATTCTTTAAACCAGGTGTGGAGAGAGGTAGTAGTGACTGATGATGGTGCCTCTGCTGCTCACACTAAAGTAATGGACCTAGGGAGTGGCTCAGTGGGCCCAGAAATGCAGACTAGCTCTGCCATAGAAATGAGAAGTGTAGGGTTAGAAAACCACAGGTTCCACTCCTCATCAGAACATGTGATAGTGATTGACTCTGTATCCAGTGGGCAGCAGGTAGATAGAGATTTTGAGTGGGGTCAGGTGGGTACAGCTACTACACCACAGGTCAAGGGGACTGGAAATAAGCAGGAAGTGGGAGTGTTTAACAGAAACACACCAATGATTCACCACGAATCGATGAGAGACAACACTATGCAATTGGTTTCACCCAGCTTCCGGCCCTCAGAAATAAATACAGGCATGCATCTTGGCACAGGAAATGCAGGTGAGGCCAACAAAGCTAGTTGGTGCTCATTGGCAAGCCTCCATAGACACTCTGAAATACCAGGAAGAAGAGCTGAACAACCAGCTCAAACCCCACTTCCTGTCAGCCATTTTAGACCAAGCGCCACAACTTCCTCTCACTCGAGTAATCTCGCCACAGACGTTAGACCTGGCACCGTAGAACGACCGTACGGTTGCCCAAGCTGCAATAAGAAGTTTGTCCACGAGAGCGACTTGCGGCAGCACGCTGTCATCCACACCAGAAAGCGGCCGTTCGCCTGCACCTTGTGTGAGAAGAGATTTGTGTCCCGCGCCAAGCTCCAAATGCACCTGAACGTCCACACTGGCGAGAAGCCCTTCAGTTGTGCACATTGCGGGCGCAGGTTCTCCCACTCCAGCAATCTGAAAAGACATCAGAAGCTTCATCATTGA
- the LOC121558632 gene encoding uncharacterized protein LOC121558632 isoform X1, whose translation MSGSVVEFQAQIASIMEVLANAAVGEICKIVDDGYAVVHLKMSQSHKENEFLRRKMKLMELQVARFRAERTKFSEGSVHNRFHGIRLLNRHNNRETATTGPTWQSRARLSNRSFGNSSIQRDRQPIDVDQEDVSPSKHMNATSDEQSGETEDGEPDLLIIKEEGEADDQDSRTSHPARTVEGSRELTTQPAAATTEDPAFQPRGNINTTMEQSGETEDGEPDLLIIKDEGEADDQDSRSSHPARTVEGSRELTTQPAAATTEDPAFQPSGPRGNNYNIHSAMEQSGETVGGEPDLLIIKVEGEADDQDSRSSHPARTVEGSRELTTQPAAAITEDPAFQPRGNINTAMEAKSTVEGARDLQPWKKEEDLREMPGTDSGQIMTDPNTQTSPDTDQAEFTEQLRTKHSIVNVNRSNTVFKSDLEPERLSQALQLTVPGPVAKQKCSLNPERTTDLPGTSRKQRGSDTATERPSCSSYAAETVSGSPSPLTKVNPIPPLPQMVRGEHENSQGGSEVKSEVIVIDPLPVDEGEGGDDTPSSWRQGDIMEPRHHQGGHSEADAMLLGGHWSNTHHHSHPGVQAAARQNSHENLFYTIGMDGAFDNRLGTFQNPATTATAPFATGTGELQYPSWVDFPGSAPDTHLGDMTGTHQDRGVGDEGARSYRCTFCGREYPHQCQLKMHQRVHTGEKPYECAQCGKQFSQLCSLKRHQRVHTGEKPFRCAQCGKQFSHSSNLKVHQSVHTGEKLFHCTQCGKNFSFLSNLIRHQAVHARKL comes from the exons ATGTCGGGTTCCGTGGTCGAGTTCCAGGCGCAGATAGCCTCAATCATGGAGGTGCTAGCCAACGCGGCTGTAGGTGAAATCTGCAAAATTGTTGACGATGGCTATGCGGTTGTACACCTGAAGATGTCCCAAAGCCACAAGGAGAACGAATTTCTCCGGAGGAAAATGAAATTGATGGAACTTCAGGTCGCGAGGTTTCGAGCAGAGAGAACAAAGTTTTCAGAGGGGTCGGTCCACAATCGCTTCCATGGAATACGCCTGCTGAACAGACACAACAATCGAGAGACTGCAACGACAG GACCTACTTGGCAAAGCAGAGCCAGACTTTCCAACAGGAGTTTTGGAAATAGCAGCATTCAAAGAGACCGACAGCCCATAGACGTGGACCAAGAGGATGTCTCTCCATCAAAGCATATGAATGCTACAAGTGATGAG CAgtcaggagagacagaggacgGGGAACCAGACCTGCTGATCATCAAGGAAGAGGGAGAAGCAGATGACCAGGACTCTAGGACCAGCCACCCAGCCAGAACAGTGGAGGGCAGCAGAGAGCTAACCACCCAACCGGCTGCAGCCACCACAGAGGACCCCGCCTTCCAGCCCAGAGGCAACATCAACACCACTATGGAG CAGtcaggagagacagaggatgggGAACCAGACCTGCTGATCATCAAGGACGAGGGAGAAGCAGACGACCAGGACTCTAGGTCCAGCCACCCAGCCAGAACAGTGGAGGGCAGCAGAGAGCTAACCACCCAACCGGCTGCAGCCACCACAGAGGACCCCGCCTTCCAGCCCAGTGGCCCCAGAGGCAACAACTACAACATCCACTCTGCTATGGAG CAGTCAGGAGAGACAGTGGGAGGGGAACCAGACCTGCTGATCATCAAGGTGGAGGGAGAAGCAGATGACCAGGACTCTAGGTCCAGCCACCCAGCCAGAACAGTGGAGGGCAGCAGAGAACTAACCACCCAACCGGCTGCAGCCATCACCGAGGACCCCGCCTTCCAGCCCAGAGGCAACATCAACACCGCTATGGAG GCCAAATCTACTGTGGAAGGGGCGAGAGACCTCCAGCCATGGAAGAAAGAAGAGGATCTGAGGGAGATGCCAG GCACTGACAGTGGCCAGATAATGACAGACCCAAACACACAGACCTCTCCAGACACAGACCAAGCAGAGTTCACTGAGCAGCTCAGAACCAAACACAGCATAGTGAATGTCAACAGATCAAACACTGTTTTCAAGTCAGACCTGGAGCCTGAGAGGCTGAGCCAGGCGCTCCAACTCACGGTTCCAGGACCTGTTGCTAAACAGAAGTGCAGCCTGAACCCCGAGAGAACAACCGATCTGCCTGGAACCTCCCGTAAGCAAAGAGGCAGTGATACAGCGACTGAGCGGCCATCTTGTTCTAGTTATGCTGCTGAGACAGTCTCAGGAAGCCCTTCGCCTCTCACAAAGGTGAACCCCATTCCCCCACTTCCTCAGATGGTGAGGGGTGAACACGAGAATTCCCAGGGCGGTTCAGAGGTCAAATCTGAGGTCATAGTTATCGACCCCCTTCCTGTTGACGAGGGGGAGGGTGGGGATGACACGCCCTCTTCCTGGAGACAAGGTGACATCATGGAACCCAGGCATCATCAAGGAGGACATAGTGAAGCAGATGCCATGCTTCTTGGAGGACATTGGAGTAACACTCATCATCATTCTCACCCAGGTGTCCAGGCAGCAGCGCGACAGAACTCACATGAGAATCTGTTCTACACCATTGGCATGGACGGCGCTTTCGACAACCGCCTTGGCACCTTTCAGAACCCCGCAACCACCGCCACTGCTCCATTCGCCACGGGAACCGGAGAGCTGCAGTACCCCTCCTGGGTGGATTTCCCTGGGAGCGCCCCCGACACTCACCTGGGCGACATGACTGGGACTCATCAGGACAGAGGGGTGGGGGACGAGGGGGCGAGGTCCTACAGGTGCACCTTCTGCGGTAGGGAGTACCCTCATCAGTGCCAGCTCAAGatgcaccagagggtccacacaggggagaaaccgtACGAGTGCGCCCAGTGTGGGAAGCAGTTCAGCCAGCTGTGCAGCCTGAAGCGGCACCAGAGagtacacacaggggagaaacctttCAGATGCGCTCAATGCGGGAAACAGTTCTCTCATTCCAGCAACCTAAAAGTGCATCAGAGCGTCCATACGGGTGAGAAACTGTTCCACTGCACCCAGTGTGGAAAGAACTTCTCCTTTCTGAGCAATCTGATAAGACACCAGGCAGTTCATGCACGTAAATTatag